TGGGTGAGCGAGCGCTCTGTGGGCGAATTCCACCGCACCTTCAGCTTCCCCGACAAGGTTGACCAGGACAAGGTCAAGGCTAGCCTGAAGAACGGCATCCTCTCTGTGCTGGTTCCCAAGGTGACTGCCTCGGGTCCCAAGAAGATCACCATTGAGTAAACGGATCGCCTCCTGCGAAGTCTATGAGTTACGCTTTGATGGAATTCTTTGCATAATACGCATGCATTTAATTTGATGGTTTTTGATGGTTTTACTTTTCAAATGAATCTGCAATACTTAACAAAATAATCGATCGATCTTGGTCATGTATAGTAATAATTTGTTAGTTCGAAGTTGAAATTAATTGCTTACTTGCACTTTGTATgagtttctttctttcctatCTATGAGCGACGAACTTGGTATTCGTATTAAGTTATGGATTTCCCGTTCTCCCAGACAACCCGTTTGTAGCGATTATACCAGTCCCAAGGGAGTCCATGATCGTGTGCATTGTTCCGGTCTAATTCAATCAACAGCCCTTGTACGCTTCTACTGTATTCAGAGGACGTGGAAAAAGCTAGTGCGTTTATCTACAACTCTTGATGGAGAGTTGTTGTACCAGCATTCTTAATGATTGAATATGCGCAATTGATGCTCATCTTTGGCCCCGTTATCAAGTGCATCATTACATTGACAGAAAGCAAGTTCCTAGGCCTGATTGAGTTTGAGATTTAAAGCTGGTCGTTCTCGGCTAGAAAAACGCACCTTGTTCAGTCCATAATATGCTATGAACGTTGCGTAAATTACAGAAATTCAGGCCTAATACTGTGAATTCAATTCACTTGCCAACATCTTTCATGAGTATTGTCAGCCCCCGTTGCTTGGGATTTTAAGCAGTAAAATATCCGTCATCTTTTCCAGTGTATACTACAGTGGAGTAAGAAACCCATCCGCGAGAGTGGAATTTCGGAAACGGGGGAAGCGAGAATAGATATACGAGAAGCCCGAATTAAATCCAATCACTCTTTTCGTATACCATGCTAAACCGCTTTGCCGTCAGGTGAAGCAATGTTCTGCGTCGAGATGCGGCATATAAAATACTACTGGGCCATTCTCAACTTCATAGAAGTTGGCATCATACTGCACTTCTGGGTGAAATGCGCGGAACATCGGAATGCAGTCAACCGCATTCTGATATAATTCTGTGCTGCTATAaactctttcttttcttgtctttgaCGATCAGGGGATAAGAAGATGACATCTCAGTTGTTGCCTTGACAAGAGCACAGCACAGGCTCAGTGGTTTAGTGATAATGTTATCAATTGCTATGGTGTCATTAATGCCACACATGGTACTGGTCTTCATAAAACCCTGGGGCACATTGCGTTTGATGGGGCCAGCATTTACCAAAGCAGTGTGATTGTCAAGCCTGGACTCACACGTCGATTTCATTTGTTCTGGAAACTAATCCGCTTGGTACCACAATCTGTAGGTAAAGGCAACCTCTCCTGGTCCTTTCAGCGCCTTTTTGCAAGCAGCTCTTGCTTGGTAAGTGTTAATGAGTTTTGCAATTGGTCACGCAGCTGCTTTCTGTGCATGCCGAATCCACTTTATGTCCAGCTGGGAATAAGCTGCATTCTCTCTAACATCCGAGATCTACTTCTTTAACTCTCCAGGTTCTCTATCGAATTTGAGCAAACTCGTATCCGATAATTTTTTCTCCAGCCGTAATTGTATCACCCAAATTTCCTTCTGTTCCCACCTCGCTTTCAGCACCAGGCTCGCTTACCTTAAATTCAGCCTTTAGGGACATCTCAATTCACATTTACTTCTCCACAATGAAGCTCTTGTAGGCCATGATGTCCACAATGAGGTACACTGGCTTGGTTCTTCGAAATCACTGACCCTTGTTAGCTTTCATTGCGCAGTAGGCCTCGTGACTTCTCAAAAGCCGAGAGAGCGTCCTCTCTTTAATGGCTCCTAATAGACAGGCCACCTCTTCAGTGTTGACTCTGTATACTGTATTTTCAACAGCTTTTGCCATGTGGTTGATATGACCCTTCATCTATgctttcatcttcatcgaaTAACTGGTCTTCGGAGTTTTCAGACTGTTAGTCCCTTAGATATCATCACTGCAGTAATTATGTGGATGGCTTTCTATAGTGTCAGAATTGGACACAGCTTCATATAAAAATGTCTTTGAAAATAGGATAATTTCATAATCTCGGCGGAGTATACTGTTTTGAAAGTGTCTTCGGTTTTCATCCAACTTCTTTGATATCAAATCGGCAATTTCGATCAAATCGAAGTTGAGATATTGTCGTCGTCTCCAGTAGTTATTTTTCATATCTTGTGTTTATGTGTATGGATGAAAGGAAGGAAGGGAGTAAGGACACTGGCTTCTGGGATGTGAATCGCAAGAGTGGGTGCCATTAGGTCGACGGCGAGTAAAATACAGAAATCCGAGGATTTATGTTTCATCATCTTTTTGTCAACCGTTGAATGTAGAGATTTGTCTTGTGTGTTGCCCATTTTTGGGGCTTTTTGCAGGGTGATGGAAACCGGAAGGGACCCCCTTTCCAGGGAATCAGGCTATAGAATGGCAACTTTCAGTTACAAGGAATCGGTGAAGATGTCGCCAGTTGTTATTGGGCAATCAGGCCCTCAGTGCAGGCTGGGAGAGACCATCCATGCTGCTCCCCGCGGCATGACTTCCTAGTCTCTGCTGTGCAGCTTGAGACGTACTGGTGACAACGAATCGAACTTCTATTGTATGCTGCTGCCATTTGATCACTCAGTACTGAATAAAGTTAGTCGAATAGCTGTGTTTTGACTGAAAAGAGGGTACCAGCTCCGTAGAGATAAGCATGGTAGCAAGAGGCCCCATCCAGTGGAATGTTGAAGAATGGCATCGCTTGTTCAGACACAGACCAAGCGTACTGCCTGCTATCCTTGAGGTAATCTATACACTGTCTGCTTATATTATTAACGACAGATACATTTTGCCTGGATTTTTAAGGACGTTACAGTTCGCCTGTAACTGTCAGAGAAAGTCAAAAACATGTATGACCGCGGTCTTTTCACCGGTGTATTTTCTGACATAGGATCCATACAACCATTTGGGTTACCTCTTGTATCTCGACATTTGGAGAATGTCCACTTGACAACGCTTCTTGCACTCAACGAGAGCTTTGGGAATCCCCAGACAATACGGCACTGTTGGCGGAACCTGTCCTGAAATCGTTCCGTTGAAGGTCTGATGAACCGCGTAAAATAATTGTAGAACGAATTGTTTGTGGAGTTGGCGGGTTTGTCGTTGACGCTGCTTTAATAGGCGTCTGAGTCCATAGCCACCAGTCATATCATATGGACCGAATGTATAATAGAGAGCCTCTAACACTAGGAACTTGGAGCATTCGTGGGATGATCACAGGATAACTTGGGAAAACTGATGAAAGGCTCGGTTctgtgatgatgaagagcaAGGGAGAGAGTTGGGACGAGTAGTCTTTTAAGTGAAGAAGAACATGATCCCTTCCATACTGTGAATGACATGACCCAGAGGACCAAGTGACAGCTTCAGAAAAAACCGTTTCCATAGTAGCCTATATACAGAGAAGACCTAAGCCGCTAATAATAGTAACAATACCCATCCCGCTAACCAAAACCGCGGCATACCATAATCGCAGTAAAGCTGACAGTGATTAAAACCCAagatcctcctcctcactcCACCCCAATTGCTCATAGATCGATTTCTCCGGCGTCACAGGTACTGTGGACGAATCGCCAGGAGCAAGGAAGTTCTTCTTAACCGGTGTTTCCTGGACACTGCCCTTCTTTACCGGTGTGCTCAGGACAGCAGTCGGCCGTGCAGCAGCAGGCTCAGCAATAGTAGGAGTTGGAATGGGAACAGTGGTTTGTTGCTGTATCCTAGGAGGTGTCTCTGCAATGGAGGAATTGAATTGTGGCTGCGCGATTGGGATACGTCGTGACGAGACGGGTGTCGAGGGTGCCAATTCTGTTGGCTGGGTCGAAGATGGACAATTAGGGACCCGGAAGAGGGTGTTGGATGTATAAGTTGTGCTCTTGGATTTGGAAAAACAAGGAGATTCGAATGGCTTGGTCGGACGGCGGGTAGGCGTTTCCTGAACAGCACCCATGTCTCTGCCAGACGCTGTCGAGAACGAATTAGGACGGACCGTGGAGCCAGGGACCATTTGCGCATCACTCTCGTCGGGTGGAGGTGAGCGTTCGTTCGAATGTCCAGGGAATGACCGCACCATGTTAATGGGAAGCGGGGGTGGTGGTAAGTCGAAAGTAGCATCCCTCTTCCGACTCCCTTTGGGCGTAGCCATGACCTGCACGCCTTGCCCTAACGGATTCCGGACGGGATTCTTCTGTTTGCGTGAACTGCCACCGCTACCAGACGTTGTCCTTTTGTCCGCGTCTTCGGCAATATCCTTGGCAACCAATTCGCGATTGGGCCGCCGCAATGCATTGATCGCCGCGTCCAGTTCTTTCTTCTGGTCTGCCAGCAATTGCACCTTCTTTAGCTTCGTTTCGTGCTGCCTTGCTTGGGCGTTGAGGTCCACTTCGCGGTTTTCCACTCGCTTGGCCTTTTGTATACCGCCCCGAACGTTCGCGCTGGCCATTGGTAGTAATGGTTCCATGGATTCCCGTCTGCTGTCTGGCTTAGATGGTGCCGTCTTGGACCGCTGGAGGGGGTGTCGTCCTTGAGAGGTGGCTGATTTCTCGTCGGTCAATACGCGTTGCAATGAACGACGGGGTTTCAGATGTTTCagatgttgctgttgctgttgttgtagCTGTCGTTTAGCTGCGGACTCGGATTCCCGTCGCGGTGTCTTCTTCGCTTGGGATTGTTTCACAGGGGTTGTGGAGCTGGAGACGCCAAATTTGCGTGTGATCAGCTTGCATTTGTCCGGGAGGCGCGACGCATAGAATGGAACGATAACTTCTGTACAAAAGTCTCGCACAGCGTCACTCTCGGCCTTCTTTCCAGACAGGTGTTTTTTTTCCGTATCCTTGATCGATTCGGGAATAGCGATATCGTCAAAGCTGACGGCGTGCCAGATGCATAGTCGATCAAGATGCAGTTCAAGCACCACATTCAGATCTTGTAATTTCTTGCTCTTGGATTTCTTTGACTTCTCGTCTGGTGAGTCTTCTCCGTTTCCACCGTCTTGCTTCCTACCGTCAGGGAGAGCCGACTCCAGAGCCATAGTCTCCAGTATAAGAAGTATCTGCAGTTGAGTCTCGCGCAGTCGTAAATCAGCCACATGCTTCTTCATCCCTGCTTCTCGCGAGGTCTCAATCGCGACACCATTCTCCGACAAGCTCCTGTCCTTCCACCATGCTCGAATgaaatcctcttcatcagggtaaagtccattcttccccagcttcttcttctttcggCTCTTGCGCTTTTTTGTCTGGGCCGTGTCGTCGTCAGAAACACTGAAAATGACGTCGCGGACTGTCGCCGGTATCGTTTCTTTATATTTGAAATCCATCTTCTTCGCGGGGAGTATAGCTTCTCGGTAGAAGCTGACCAAACCAACGGGCGTCTTGGGAGAGTCGGGCTCAGTAGATTGGAACGCATTGCGACAACGTGTCTGTGGACCTTTGGCAAAATATGCCAAAGATGTCTTGGAGATGTAGAGAGCCTGCAAATACTGATCCCTCAAGCCATCCAGTAGCTCTTGGGGTGATTGCTGGTCATCGACACCCGTTGGTACCATCGCGTCGAGCTGCTCCTGGGTATCATTCATGGCGATACTCGGCATGCGAGCACCGGTGCTCGAGCTCCTTTCGAGATTGGGGGCAGCGATCGAAGCGGTTTGGCTctccacagattccacaggtaACACATTATCCTCCTCCTGGTCTAAAAATGCGTCGCAAATATCGAGTCTCGCCCCTTTCCCAGAAAGCGAATCGACATCCACGAGAGGCTCCTCAACCCGCGCCACTTCCCACCACTCAACGGTCCCATCCGCAACAGGTGACTGGCATCGCGCCGTCTGCTCATCAGCGATAGCAGCAGAAGCGCTCCATCCCTTAACAGCAACGAAGATATCGCCCTCCTGAACCCAAGGGCCTAATCGCGAAACCGCATAGATCCCCTTCTTCACTCGCTCGACGACATATAGACCTCCGTCAGCCGTAGATCGCACCGCCAGTACGGTAGGCTCGACTCGTTCGCGCAACTCGTTCTCGAGGATGGGGGCATCCGCCACAAACAGACTACCGGAGGGGACGGGCCATAGTGTAGAAGATGAAGGATCGAGCCAGGAGAATGGGACTCTGGAgcgggggaggagggtgatCGGGTCGAGAATGTAGCGGTCGTCGGATAGTGATGTCGCAGGGGCCTGGAGTATTGTCAATGGTTGGCTCGGACAAAAGAGGTAATGCTGTGTATGTATGGCTTACACGGATGACGATCGACGAAGACCCCAGATTTTTAGCAGGAGGATGCCAtgtcttgcgcttcttcagCGATGGAAGCGCATACGCATTGGCGAGTGAATTGACGGATTCGGGAACAACGGGAGATTCACGCGAGGCCATGAACGCGTTTAACAAATTGTATGCATTCTCGTTCTAGGATAAACCAACGATAAAAGCTGCAACGTAAGTATATTAGAGGAATGGCTAGTTTGTATTGGTAGATGCAAAAGTCCTTGATAGCACTTATCGCTGGCGTACGCGGACAAACACGGCTTGGCGTCACGCGTCACCGCCAGAGGGGGGTTTCGAGCGCAAGCACAATGCGGAGTACTAGAGGCATTTGGATTCATATGGTTTCTAGATAAATTGAGGATCTAGAATTATTCAAGATCAATGCTGCGAATTGCCGTGTCTTTCTGCTGGTGATCCGTCGCAGTGGAGTGCGCTAAGTACCAAGATAACGCCGAATCTACTCCCAAGACAGTACGAGCACCCCCAATCACAAAAGTGAGCAGAATGTATATAAGTATGCTACGATATCAAACATCAAAAAGAAGGTATCAGAGGTACCGACCAGGGTAGTGAAGTAAAATGAACCAGAACAACAGAGGACAAGACATCGCTCGCCAACCTCAACCAAAGCATTAAGCGCTCACTTCAATTGAACTCAAAATCATAATACACATATGCTGTGTACTCTGCTCCGCCGGCTTCGCCGCCTGCCTCGCCCGGGTCGTCCCTCTTGACTCGGCCTTTCTTGTCTCGTCCGAAGGCATTACCGGCCAGGTATGAGTACTTATCGTCCATGTTCCGTTTTGCCTTGTCTGCTTGCTTCGGGGTTGGTGCCTGTTCCATCGTTAGCAACATAAATCACCTTCAATTGCATTGGTACATACCCGAATGATCGTGCAAACGTAATCAAGAGGAAGACCATATCGAAGAACAGTCTCCACAAACACCCGGAGAACAAGCACATGAATCCAAACCATCACAGCTTCGCTCCATGCTGTCCGTCCCAGACGGAGGGTTTCATTCCAGAGCTTCCGCTCATCGCCGCCAACACGCTCAACTTCCTTCTGTTCTTGCTCCTTTCCGCCCTCCACGTACTTGAAGTCTCGTGGAATCCACTTGTTTTCTCTGCTTTTGTGGATAAATTCGGCGCTGTGTCTCTTGAACGTGGTGACCGCGTACAGCGTAAACTCATCGTCAGATGCCACCAGGTTTGCGGAGCGGGGAACGACCATAGACGACACAGTCTCGTATGATTTCAAGAAGTCTTTGACTTGCGTTGCAGGGACCGCGATGAGATGTGTTTCGATGTATTCTGAATCCTGAATGACGCTGCGAGGGTCGACTACGGATGCGAGAGACTTGGTGGAAAGGTTACCTCTGTCGGGTCGAAGATGTTAGCAGTCAGGTACCAAAATTGAAAGGGCAAATAGACATACGTCTGTTTCCGTTGAAGTGTGGCCAGGTTGTTCTTGACCTGGTTGTATTGGGAGTATTTCGAGCGGATATCATTGTCGATACTAGCAGCTTCCTGGGATACGTTAATATCTTCTGTACACGGTACACTAGTGACGCATTGAGTGCCATATAGTTACCTTCTGTAGCAGATCAATCAATTCCCCGAGAGGCTTGTCAGCGCGATACTTCACTTTATTCCACGAGAACGTCCGCAAGTACTGATCAACCGGCTCTAACCCGCGATATTAGCCACGTCCTCTCCCACAACCTAAAACAAAATGTCCCACATACTGTCATTAACAGCTTTCATCTTATCAATCTGCGCCTCATCGTCCAGGATATTCTTCAATGCATCCCCCACTTTGCTCACGACACCCTGGCAGGCTGACTCGAGCTTCGACAGCTCATCGGCCTGCTGCACCAGAGCATCTAGAGTGCCGATTTTGAATTCGGGGATCGGGAAGGGAGCTACTGAGCCATTATCGGGTGATACCGTTGTAGATATGGCGTCGAGAGCATCGTCGCGATGGTTGGAGGTTGTGATAGACGTGGGGAGCGAGACGAGGAGGTACTTGGTGTTGGACATGGCGGCGGTATAGGAGAGAGATAAATTGACCAACCAGAACTAATTCACAGGGCCACGCTCAGGAAGGCGGGCATGAAACAGCAGATGATAATTGTATTGATGGTGGTGACGGTAGTAGTCGTTCTGTTGTCTGCATACGGAGAGCTGGGCGGTACGGGTGGAGGCGGTCGGCGAACGTCGATCCTACAGACAGCTTCACAGCTACCAAAAGAACTGAGAGAAGGAATAAACTGGTGCTTGTTTATCGATATGTTTCCTTATTGAATTGTACCCGTAAGTCAGTTGATGCTTGAAAAAAGCTGGCAATGTGCACTCTATTATAAACGGCAGATGGCCTCTAAACATATTCTCGAAAATAAATACAAGAACCGAAAACAATGCAACCCGCCTTCTATGCGCCTGGCTATATAGTCTGATTATCCATACTCGTTCTCGATTCCGCACATCTATAGGGTATCACAGGATCGAGTGTAGATGCAATACGAGGTGAATTGTTTTATGTCACCTTGTAGAGACTGGACATGGCCTGCAATATAGAGTCAGCGAGAATTGCTTCGCATGCGTAAACTAGGGAGAACACACAGCAGCTTGTCTGGGCTCAATGAA
This Aspergillus chevalieri M1 DNA, chromosome 3, nearly complete sequence DNA region includes the following protein-coding sequences:
- a CDS encoding uncharacterized protein (COG:S;~EggNog:ENOG410PMC1;~InterPro:IPR013948,IPR042511;~PFAM:PF08639;~go_process: GO:0006270 - DNA replication initiation [Evidence IEA]): MASRESPVVPESVNSLANAYALPSLKKRKTWHPPAKNLGSSSIVIRAPATSLSDDRYILDPITLLPRSRVPFSWLDPSSSTLWPVPSGSLFVADAPILENELRERVEPTVLAVRSTADGGLYVVERVKKGIYAVSRLGPWVQEGDIFVAVKGWSASAAIADEQTARCQSPVADGTVEWWEVARVEEPLVDVDSLSGKGARLDICDAFLDQEEDNVLPVESVESQTASIAAPNLERSSSTGARMPSIAMNDTQEQLDAMVPTGVDDQQSPQELLDGLRDQYLQALYISKTSLAYFAKGPQTRCRNAFQSTEPDSPKTPVGLVSFYREAILPAKKMDFKYKETIPATVRDVIFSVSDDDTAQTKKRKSRKKKKLGKNGLYPDEEDFIRAWWKDRSLSENGVAIETSREAGMKKHVADLRLRETQLQILLILETMALESALPDGRKQDGGNGEDSPDEKSKKSKSKKLQDLNVVLELHLDRLCIWHAVSFDDIAIPESIKDTEKKHLSGKKAESDAVRDFCTEVIVPFYASRLPDKCKLITRKFGVSSSTTPVKQSQAKKTPRRESESAAKRQLQQQQQQHLKHLKPRRSLQRVLTDEKSATSQGRHPLQRSKTAPSKPDSRRESMEPLLPMASANVRGGIQKAKRVENREVDLNAQARQHETKLKKVQLLADQKKELDAAINALRRPNRELVAKDIAEDADKRTTSGSGGSSRKQKNPVRNPLGQGVQVMATPKGSRKRDATFDLPPPPLPINMVRSFPGHSNERSPPPDESDAQMVPGSTVRPNSFSTASGRDMGAVQETPTRRPTKPFESPCFSKSKSTTYTSNTLFRVPNCPSSTQPTELAPSTPVSSRRIPIAQPQFNSSIAETPPRIQQQTTVPIPTPTIAEPAAARPTAVLSTPVKKGSVQETPVKKNFLAPGDSSTVPVTPEKSIYEQLGWSEEEDLGF
- the VMA5 gene encoding H(+)-transporting V1 sector ATPase subunit C (BUSCO:EOG092631MU;~COG:C;~EggNog:ENOG410PGJJ;~InterPro:IPR004907,IPR036132;~PFAM:PF03223;~go_component: GO:0033180 - proton-transporting V-type ATPase, V1 domain [Evidence IEA];~go_function: GO:0015078 - proton transmembrane transporter activity [Evidence IEA];~go_process: GO:1902600 - proton transmembrane transport [Evidence IEA]), which translates into the protein MSNTKYLLVSLPTSITTSNHRDDALDAISTTVSPDNGSVAPFPIPEFKIGTLDALVQQADELSKLESACQGVVSKVGDALKNILDDEAQIDKMKAVNDKPVDQYLRTFSWNKVKYRADKPLGELIDLLQKEAASIDNDIRSKYSQYNQVKNNLATLQRKQTGNLSTKSLASVVDPRSVIQDSEYIETHLIAVPATQVKDFLKSYETVSSMVVPRSANLVASDDEFTLYAVTTFKRHSAEFIHKSRENKWIPRDFKYVEGGKEQEQKEVERVGGDERKLWNETLRLGRTAWSEAVMVWIHVLVLRVFVETVLRYGLPLDYVCTIIRAPTPKQADKAKRNMDDKYSYLAGNAFGRDKKGRVKRDDPGEAGGEAGGAEYTAYVYYDFEFN